From a single Labrenzia sp. PHM005 genomic region:
- a CDS encoding HupE/UreJ family protein — protein sequence MTKRFTLAAAFTALTASPAFAHLDPAAHGSFAAGFTHPIFGLDHVLAMIAVGLWAALIGGRSVWLLPSTFVGAMLIGFAVSMAGLPLPYVEPTILASVVVLGLVVALALRLPTWLSVVLITLFGTCHGHAHGGEMGSAGLFGYAAGFVLATAILHAAGVLIGYGAHVAAGRQTSASRTIIRALGAVTAAGGVLLAVS from the coding sequence ATGACCAAACGGTTTACCCTTGCCGCGGCGTTCACCGCGCTCACTGCCTCGCCCGCTTTTGCGCATCTTGACCCTGCGGCCCATGGCTCCTTTGCAGCCGGTTTCACCCATCCGATTTTTGGCTTGGACCATGTTCTTGCAATGATTGCTGTCGGCCTGTGGGCTGCCCTGATTGGCGGACGCAGTGTCTGGCTTTTGCCCAGCACATTTGTCGGTGCAATGTTGATTGGCTTTGCCGTGTCCATGGCTGGCCTGCCCTTGCCCTATGTCGAACCGACCATTCTTGCCTCTGTCGTGGTTCTTGGCCTTGTCGTGGCGCTGGCGTTGCGCTTGCCTACCTGGCTCAGTGTCGTCCTGATCACCTTGTTCGGAACCTGCCATGGTCACGCCCATGGCGGTGAAATGGGCAGTGCGGGGCTGTTTGGCTATGCGGCCGGTTTTGTCCTTGCCACAGCTATTTTGCACGCAGCCGGCGTTCTGATTGGTTACGGCGCGCATGTTGCGGCCGGCCGCCAAACTTCGGCATCCCGCACAATTATTCGTGCCTTGGGCGCGGTAACAGCTGCGGGCGGCGTTCTACTCGCCGTTAGCTGA
- the nadC gene encoding carboxylating nicotinate-nucleotide diphosphorylase — MPNNLPVLPRLMVDDAVKAALLEDWGRAGDITSQATIPATGTAKAVIAARRPGVLAGIALAESAFRQTDGDLSVEVVKQDGDRLEPGDVVARIEGPARALLSAERVALNFLGHLSGIASATAQFADQIAHTKASIVCTRKTTPGLRAFEKYAVKCGGGSNHRFGLDDAILIKDNHIAVAGGVVEAVEAAKTYAGHLVKIEVEVDTLDQLKQALGATPDVVMLDNMAPDMLSDAVAIAGGKALLEASGGIELDTVKAVAEAGVDLISSGWITHSAPVLDLGLDIEIS; from the coding sequence ATGCCAAACAATTTGCCTGTCCTGCCGCGTCTGATGGTGGATGACGCTGTCAAAGCTGCGCTCTTGGAAGATTGGGGCCGGGCAGGGGACATCACCAGCCAGGCAACCATTCCGGCAACAGGAACCGCGAAGGCGGTCATAGCCGCACGCAGACCCGGTGTTCTGGCAGGCATAGCTCTTGCTGAAAGCGCATTCCGCCAAACGGATGGAGACCTCTCGGTTGAGGTCGTCAAACAGGACGGTGACCGTTTAGAACCCGGCGACGTTGTTGCCCGGATCGAAGGTCCCGCCAGGGCTCTTTTGTCGGCAGAACGTGTCGCGCTGAATTTCCTGGGGCATTTGTCCGGAATTGCCAGTGCAACAGCCCAGTTTGCCGATCAGATCGCCCACACAAAAGCGTCTATTGTTTGTACCCGCAAGACGACACCAGGCCTGCGGGCGTTTGAAAAATACGCCGTCAAATGCGGCGGCGGCTCCAATCACCGTTTTGGCCTGGATGACGCGATCCTGATCAAGGACAACCATATCGCTGTTGCCGGCGGTGTTGTTGAAGCTGTGGAAGCCGCAAAGACCTATGCGGGGCACCTGGTCAAGATCGAGGTCGAGGTCGATACGCTCGATCAGCTCAAACAGGCTTTGGGCGCTACTCCGGATGTTGTGATGCTGGACAATATGGCGCCGGACATGTTGAGCGACGCCGTTGCGATTGCCGGTGGCAAGGCACTGTTGGAGGCCTCTGGCGGGATCGAGCTGGATACGGTGAAAGCCGTGGCCGAGGCCGGGGTGGACCTGATTTCATCAGGCTGGATCACCCATTCGGCCCCGGTTCTCGATCTTGGTCTTGATATCGAAATCAGCTAA
- a CDS encoding folate-binding protein YgfZ has translation MTAPFIARLDDRSLIRVSGPEAQHFLQNLVTADIDELEAPGATLSALLTPQGKILFDFLIYKTEDGYLIDAPNETSADLLKRLTFYRLRAKVDLVAVDPQKSVFAIWGGEVTAPEGADFLVTDPRVAALGQRLIGGANLIETSGATKADLSAYDAHRISLGVPEGLKDFDYSDIFPHDADLDQLGGVSFKKGCYVGQEVVSRVQHRGTARKRFIQAKSASALPEKGTAVMAGGKSVGEIGSSTTIAGEGRALAIVRLDKVHQAIENGLPLTCDDVAVSVSLPDWADFGWPEPSAAD, from the coding sequence GTGACAGCCCCTTTTATTGCCCGTCTCGACGATCGCAGCCTGATCCGGGTTTCCGGTCCGGAGGCCCAGCATTTCCTGCAGAACCTGGTCACCGCGGACATTGATGAGCTGGAGGCGCCCGGAGCGACCCTTTCCGCGCTTCTAACCCCTCAGGGCAAGATCCTGTTTGATTTCCTGATTTACAAAACAGAAGACGGCTATTTGATCGATGCGCCCAACGAGACGTCTGCCGACCTCCTGAAGCGCCTGACCTTCTACCGGCTGCGCGCCAAGGTGGATCTTGTAGCTGTTGACCCGCAGAAAAGTGTCTTTGCCATATGGGGCGGTGAAGTCACAGCACCGGAAGGCGCAGATTTCCTTGTCACCGACCCCCGCGTTGCCGCGCTTGGCCAACGGCTGATCGGCGGCGCAAACCTTATTGAGACCAGCGGTGCCACCAAAGCAGATCTCAGTGCCTATGATGCACACCGGATTTCCCTTGGCGTGCCGGAGGGCTTAAAGGACTTCGACTATTCCGACATCTTCCCGCATGACGCGGATCTGGACCAGCTCGGCGGCGTGTCTTTCAAAAAAGGCTGTTATGTCGGTCAGGAGGTGGTCTCGCGGGTCCAGCACCGCGGCACGGCCCGCAAACGGTTCATCCAGGCAAAAAGCGCAAGCGCACTGCCTGAAAAAGGTACAGCTGTGATGGCAGGTGGCAAAAGTGTTGGCGAAATCGGTTCGTCCACAACGATCGCCGGCGAAGGCCGGGCACTTGCCATCGTGCGCCTTGACAAGGTCCATCAGGCAATCGAAAACGGCCTCCCGTTGACCTGCGATGACGTGGCTGTGTCCGTGAGCTTGCCCGATTGGGCGGATTTCGGTTGGCCAGAGCCCAGTGCGGCGGATTAA
- a CDS encoding DUF2061 domain-containing protein — METQKRTLLKAITWQSLGVLTMTLLALPHTGSLAAAMTVATSSCALGFITFFVHERLWSRVSWGTAHSAQRPTTEAFSVSNRPERQQLPLEMGSQDHRPT, encoded by the coding sequence ATGGAGACACAAAAGCGTACGCTTCTCAAAGCCATTACCTGGCAGTCGCTGGGTGTTTTGACGATGACACTGCTGGCCTTGCCGCACACCGGATCATTGGCCGCGGCGATGACCGTTGCGACCAGTTCCTGTGCATTGGGCTTTATAACATTCTTTGTGCATGAGCGGCTTTGGAGCCGGGTGAGCTGGGGCACTGCGCATTCGGCACAGCGCCCAACAACCGAGGCCTTTAGCGTTTCAAACCGTCCTGAAAGACAACAGCTTCCCCTTGAGATGGGGTCGCAAGATCACCGTCCCACATGA
- a CDS encoding NAD regulator, translating to MPHRHASIEIGLNAVIVSVAGGMPQIVHVEAPEKSTADSLPFGPFDPLHHRTFEIGLRAWVENQTALRLGYIEQLYTFGDRGRHRVTGDEGPHVVSVGYLALTRQTPGSEDTLAKHHSAWRSWYDYFPWEDWRAGRPELLDTDMLPALEAWADEPPEDGEPPRPLDRNERIMLAFGTGGADWDEERALERFELLYEAGLVAEAKRDGRPTALKRAEIPAFGAVMGFDHRRVLATAISRLRGKLKYRPVIFELMPATFTLTDLQNSVEAISGRHLHKQNFRRLVENADLVEPTGATSTATGGRPAALFRFKHQLLSERPAPGLRVGGR from the coding sequence ATGCCGCACCGGCACGCCAGCATCGAAATCGGACTGAATGCCGTCATCGTTTCGGTGGCCGGAGGCATGCCGCAGATTGTACATGTGGAAGCGCCTGAAAAAAGCACGGCCGACAGCTTGCCTTTTGGCCCGTTTGATCCGCTGCATCACCGGACATTTGAAATCGGCCTCAGAGCCTGGGTAGAAAACCAGACGGCTCTTCGTTTGGGATACATAGAACAGCTCTACACCTTCGGTGACCGCGGCCGGCACCGGGTGACCGGGGACGAAGGCCCGCATGTGGTGTCTGTCGGGTATTTGGCACTCACCCGGCAAACACCAGGATCTGAAGACACGCTTGCGAAACATCACTCCGCCTGGCGTTCCTGGTACGACTATTTCCCGTGGGAAGATTGGCGCGCCGGCCGGCCTGAGCTGCTGGATACGGACATGCTCCCGGCACTTGAAGCCTGGGCCGATGAGCCTCCGGAAGACGGCGAACCGCCACGGCCTTTAGACCGGAATGAACGCATCATGCTGGCATTTGGCACGGGCGGTGCGGATTGGGATGAAGAACGCGCCCTGGAGCGATTTGAACTTCTTTATGAAGCAGGGCTCGTCGCCGAAGCCAAGCGCGATGGACGTCCAACAGCCTTGAAACGGGCTGAAATACCGGCCTTTGGCGCGGTCATGGGTTTCGATCACCGCAGAGTTCTTGCCACAGCCATCTCGAGACTGCGTGGCAAACTGAAATACCGTCCGGTGATCTTCGAACTAATGCCGGCCACTTTCACCTTAACGGATCTGCAGAACTCAGTGGAAGCCATCTCGGGACGGCACTTGCACAAGCAGAACTTCCGCCGCCTGGTGGAAAACGCGGATCTTGTGGAACCGACCGGCGCGACATCTACGGCAACTGGCGGACGGCCCGCGGCCTTGTTCCGGTTCAAACATCAACTCTTGAGCGAACGTCCCGCCCCCGGACTGCGCGTCGGCGGGCGCTGA
- a CDS encoding YfbR-like 5'-deoxynucleotidase: MSPSRSDEPPRAWQRMLSGRRLNLLDPSPLDVEISDIAHGLARVARWNGQTYGDHAFSVAEHSLIVEDIALSIKPDLSPDWRLAILLHDAPEYVIGDMISPFKTVIGEAYKGVENRLQGAIHLRFGLPAEMPQTIKKLCKRADIICAFFEAVELAGFDDKEAAKIFGRPRGYPLNEDGLMRYGLTPLPVAKAETLFMERFDAIETLREAGKNTKTRRSGR, translated from the coding sequence ATGTCCCCCTCCCGTTCCGATGAGCCGCCCCGCGCCTGGCAACGTATGCTGTCCGGACGCCGCCTCAATCTGCTGGATCCCTCGCCGCTCGATGTCGAGATCTCTGACATCGCTCACGGCCTTGCCCGCGTGGCGCGGTGGAACGGACAGACATACGGCGATCATGCGTTTTCGGTCGCCGAACACTCGCTGATCGTTGAAGACATCGCTCTTAGCATAAAGCCGGATCTGTCGCCCGACTGGCGGCTCGCGATCCTTTTGCACGATGCACCAGAGTATGTCATCGGTGACATGATTTCGCCGTTCAAAACGGTCATCGGCGAAGCTTATAAAGGCGTCGAGAACCGCCTACAGGGCGCCATACATCTGCGCTTTGGGCTGCCTGCGGAAATGCCGCAAACCATCAAGAAACTCTGCAAACGGGCCGACATCATCTGCGCGTTTTTTGAGGCGGTGGAATTGGCCGGATTTGACGACAAGGAAGCTGCGAAGATCTTCGGCCGCCCGCGGGGATATCCCCTCAATGAAGATGGCCTGATGCGCTATGGTTTGACACCCTTGCCGGTGGCCAAGGCCGAGACGCTGTTTATGGAGCGTTTTGATGCGATCGAAACCCTACGCGAAGCCGGGAAAAACACAAAAACCCGCCGGTCCGGCAGGTGA
- a CDS encoding tyrosine phosphatase family protein codes for MLYVCSLSRLSDTVEKTGAKSLVTLINAEMEVPTPPGISPGRHLNLSFNDIPAPVQGLIPPGEAHVRQLLEFVRAWDQASPMVIHCWAGISRSTAGAYVTACALNPEADEYETASTLRRQSPSATPNPRIVAMADKILDRDGRMIDAIRGIGRGANAFEGAPFIMPI; via the coding sequence ATGCTGTATGTGTGTTCCCTCTCAAGATTGAGCGACACGGTTGAAAAAACCGGAGCAAAGTCTCTCGTCACCCTGATCAACGCCGAAATGGAGGTGCCCACCCCTCCCGGTATTTCGCCAGGCCGGCATTTGAACCTGTCGTTCAATGATATTCCCGCTCCCGTGCAAGGGCTTATCCCGCCGGGGGAAGCGCATGTCCGGCAGTTGCTGGAGTTCGTCAGGGCTTGGGACCAGGCATCGCCAATGGTGATCCATTGCTGGGCTGGCATCAGCCGCTCCACCGCTGGGGCCTATGTCACCGCTTGCGCGCTTAATCCGGAAGCAGATGAATATGAAACCGCCAGCACTTTGCGCCGGCAATCGCCGTCAGCAACGCCCAATCCCAGAATTGTTGCCATGGCGGACAAAATCCTGGATCGTGACGGCCGGATGATTGACGCTATTCGCGGAATCGGGCGCGGTGCAAATGCCTTTGAAGGCGCCCCCTTTATCATGCCGATTTGA
- a CDS encoding N-acetyltransferase — protein MYPLSPVRAASDDPLIPGILELVQRSFAYMEPRINPPSSMFRLTAASIQEQCLSGEVWTIGKQPDACIFLSDKEDCLYIGKLAVSENMRGQGYAKKLIELAADRARCKGLPALELNTRIELVENHQAFQRLGFAKVAEGRHDGFSEPTYIVMRKYLENLRSNQNPPAVQQS, from the coding sequence GTGTACCCACTCAGCCCGGTCCGAGCCGCCTCAGACGATCCCCTTATTCCAGGTATTCTGGAACTGGTGCAGCGCTCCTTTGCCTATATGGAACCGCGGATAAACCCACCCTCATCCATGTTCCGGCTGACCGCCGCCTCAATTCAGGAACAATGTTTATCGGGTGAAGTCTGGACCATCGGAAAACAACCAGATGCCTGTATTTTTCTAAGCGATAAGGAAGACTGCCTTTACATCGGCAAGCTGGCGGTTAGCGAAAACATGCGCGGACAGGGATATGCGAAAAAACTGATCGAGCTTGCTGCTGACCGCGCCCGTTGCAAAGGGCTGCCGGCCTTGGAACTCAACACACGGATTGAGCTGGTTGAAAACCATCAAGCGTTTCAAAGGTTAGGTTTTGCCAAGGTTGCCGAGGGCCGGCACGATGGGTTTTCTGAGCCGACTTACATAGTGATGCGGAAGTATCTTGAGAATTTGCGGTCCAATCAAAACCCGCCAGCCGTCCAGCAAAGCTAA
- a CDS encoding YqhA family protein: MSETQNSTDTDKTMDVVTRLTRAAQIPLLVGLAIGMVLFLITFFVDIYEAIATYEFMDRKKTILLILNMLDMVFIANLVIMVATNTYNTFRIKASAHGEDYVQRGQKAYRRMKHRIVSTIIIISSIHVLGELLEFSKTSPLQVAALFGFHLVLLATYIVTNVLETNER; this comes from the coding sequence ATGAGTGAGACCCAGAACAGCACTGACACCGATAAAACCATGGATGTGGTCACCCGTCTCACACGAGCGGCACAGATCCCCCTGTTGGTCGGTTTGGCGATTGGAATGGTGCTGTTTCTGATCACCTTCTTTGTCGACATATATGAAGCGATTGCGACGTATGAATTCATGGATCGGAAGAAGACCATTCTTTTGATCCTCAACATGCTGGATATGGTGTTTATCGCGAACCTCGTGATCATGGTGGCGACAAACACCTACAATACCTTCCGGATCAAGGCGTCGGCCCACGGTGAAGACTATGTGCAACGGGGACAGAAGGCCTACCGCCGCATGAAGCACCGGATCGTGTCGACGATCATCATCATTTCGTCGATCCATGTTCTGGGTGAGCTATTGGAGTTCTCAAAGACGAGCCCGCTTCAGGTTGCCGCTCTGTTTGGCTTCCACCTGGTCTTGCTGGCGACTTATATCGTTACGAATGTGCTCGAAACGAACGAAAGATAG
- a CDS encoding GlxA family transcriptional regulator, with protein MPQYPIDGPDDLAQSPVPGHSAIKEGAQSAATEICFLLLDNFSLLSFSSAIEPLRIANKIMKRKAFNYICCTIDGRDALASSGGVVRADCALRDVTDVDLLAVCSSDDVEQNILEPSHKNMIRQFAHRQTRIAGICTGAYVLAGLGLLNGRQCTIHWEYADLFKERFPDAGLVDSLIQADGRFLTCAGGTTALDLMIGYIAELHGGAIASDVASIALHQDMRSGSERQNTLMRDELNLIPRRLRRCIELMTENVGETLSQQQLADKLNVSPRQLQRDFQQYLGCAPLSYYSKLRLDIAQRLVCRTTMPMVEIAVACGFANASHFAKRYRALHGKSPIEDRQATGRIRSRKG; from the coding sequence ATGCCTCAATATCCCATTGATGGTCCTGACGATTTGGCCCAGTCACCAGTTCCTGGCCATAGCGCCATAAAAGAAGGCGCGCAGTCGGCCGCCACTGAAATCTGCTTTTTGTTGCTCGACAATTTTTCGCTGTTGTCTTTCTCCTCCGCAATTGAGCCTTTGCGGATTGCCAACAAGATCATGAAACGCAAAGCGTTCAACTACATCTGCTGCACCATCGATGGCCGTGATGCACTAGCCAGCTCCGGCGGCGTGGTTCGGGCGGATTGTGCCTTGAGAGATGTTACGGATGTCGATTTGCTGGCGGTCTGCAGCAGTGACGATGTTGAACAAAATATCCTGGAGCCGTCCCACAAAAATATGATCCGCCAATTCGCGCATCGGCAAACCCGGATCGCTGGTATCTGCACCGGTGCCTATGTGCTGGCCGGCCTTGGGCTCCTTAATGGGCGGCAATGCACGATCCATTGGGAATATGCCGATCTCTTCAAGGAGCGGTTTCCGGATGCCGGACTGGTGGACAGCTTGATCCAGGCGGATGGCCGGTTCTTGACCTGCGCTGGTGGCACTACGGCTTTGGATCTGATGATCGGTTACATCGCGGAACTGCACGGCGGGGCGATTGCCAGTGACGTTGCCAGTATTGCACTCCACCAGGACATGAGATCCGGCAGCGAGCGGCAAAATACGCTCATGCGGGACGAACTGAACTTGATCCCGCGCCGCCTGCGCCGCTGCATCGAGTTGATGACGGAAAATGTCGGAGAAACCCTGTCTCAACAACAACTGGCGGACAAATTGAATGTCAGCCCGCGTCAGCTTCAAAGGGATTTCCAGCAGTATCTCGGATGTGCGCCCTTAAGCTACTACAGCAAACTCCGCCTGGATATCGCCCAGCGGCTGGTGTGCCGGACAACGATGCCGATGGTTGAGATTGCGGTCGCATGCGGTTTCGCAAATGCATCCCATTTCGCAAAGCGCTACCGGGCCCTGCATGGCAAGAGCCCGATTGAAGACCGGCAGGCCACGGGCCGGATCCGCAGCCGGAAAGGATGA
- a CDS encoding dihydroorotase: MSAAFDLILKGGTVVNQDGEGLRDVGIRDGRIVEIGSLDASRAGEVIDCTGLHVLPGVMDTQVHFREPGLDHKEDLESGSRAAVMGGVTSVFEMPNTNPLTTSEAALADKVKRGHHRMHCDFAFWVGGTRENVKDIPDLERLPAAAGIKVFMGSSTGDLLVEDDQGVRDILSATRRRAAFHSEDEFRLRDRQGERVENDPSSHPIWRDEIAALQCTERLVRIAREVSAKVHILHLSTAEEVDFLIPHKDVASIEVTPHHLTLTDEAYHRLGTLVQMNPPVREPRHSERLWWGLEQGILDIFGSDHAPHLLEEKQQPYPKSPSGMTGVQTLVPIMLDHINAGRLSLARFVDMTSAGPARLFQTARKGRIAVGYDADFTVVDLKRKETIRNEWIASKCGWTPYDGKEVTGWPVGTIVRGKQVMWDGDLATPSQGEAVVFQDGLKR; encoded by the coding sequence ATGAGCGCGGCGTTCGATCTGATCCTGAAAGGCGGAACAGTAGTCAATCAGGACGGGGAGGGTCTTCGCGATGTCGGGATCCGCGATGGCCGGATCGTTGAGATCGGGTCGCTGGACGCCAGCCGGGCAGGCGAAGTGATCGATTGTACCGGTCTTCATGTTCTGCCGGGTGTGATGGACACCCAAGTCCACTTCCGCGAGCCGGGACTTGACCACAAAGAAGATCTGGAAAGCGGCTCCCGTGCAGCGGTCATGGGCGGTGTCACTTCGGTGTTCGAAATGCCGAACACCAATCCGCTGACAACGTCCGAAGCTGCGCTGGCCGATAAGGTGAAACGCGGCCATCACCGGATGCACTGCGACTTCGCCTTCTGGGTTGGTGGTACACGCGAAAACGTCAAGGACATTCCGGACCTTGAGCGCCTGCCGGCGGCCGCTGGCATCAAGGTGTTCATGGGTTCGTCCACTGGTGATCTGCTGGTTGAAGACGATCAGGGCGTGCGGGACATTCTGTCAGCCACCCGCCGCCGGGCAGCCTTCCACTCAGAGGACGAGTTCCGTCTGCGCGACCGCCAGGGCGAGCGTGTTGAAAACGATCCGAGCTCGCACCCGATCTGGCGTGATGAAATCGCCGCGCTTCAGTGTACCGAGCGGCTTGTCCGTATTGCCCGAGAAGTCAGCGCCAAGGTCCACATTCTGCATCTGTCGACAGCGGAAGAAGTCGATTTTCTGATCCCGCACAAAGATGTCGCCTCAATTGAGGTCACCCCACACCACTTGACCCTGACCGATGAGGCCTATCACCGTCTCGGAACTCTGGTGCAGATGAACCCGCCGGTACGTGAACCGCGCCACTCTGAGCGCCTGTGGTGGGGGCTGGAGCAGGGGATACTGGATATCTTCGGGTCCGACCATGCGCCGCATCTTTTGGAAGAAAAGCAACAGCCCTATCCGAAGTCGCCGTCCGGCATGACCGGGGTTCAGACATTGGTGCCGATTATGCTTGATCACATTAATGCCGGCCGTTTGAGCCTGGCCCGGTTCGTCGACATGACCAGCGCAGGACCGGCACGCCTGTTCCAAACTGCACGTAAGGGCCGGATCGCAGTTGGCTATGATGCAGACTTCACCGTAGTTGACTTGAAGCGCAAGGAAACGATCCGTAATGAGTGGATCGCGTCGAAATGCGGTTGGACGCCCTATGATGGCAAAGAGGTCACCGGTTGGCCGGTAGGCACGATTGTGCGCGGTAAACAGGTCATGTGGGACGGTGATCTTGCGACCCCATCTCAAGGGGAAGCTGTTGTCTTTCAGGACGGTTTGAAACGCTAA
- a CDS encoding cell wall hydrolase, translating to MFFGLQGSVGEQDIFALINAKHNETPRWMMALEPARYTSRIAAKMDLATPPVPDHTTAPLLTLTSADKDFDAKPILGLEDIARSVRPDTVPEGIKTNTSAKGDRKITMAPDRHMVDRAAGNLYTMSNLVLTEKKHEDLPRVAFVKPEPVNDKSGADGTSPGAPIDLQALMARNAAAASFSLVSAYAPDSVKETKDPFDALFGAAKYEQDPPPAEDPDNPHWWAQKPLPLSVGTRKEQKCLAEAIYFEARGEEEEGQVAVAQVVLNRVKNPSYPNSICGVVYQNKHKRNRCQFSFACDGIRDRIASPGAWKTAQRLSKEVLDGKRYLKMVDASTHYHADYVNPRWAKSMAKRGKIGLHIFYKTYAGGWN from the coding sequence GTGTTTTTCGGTCTCCAAGGATCGGTCGGTGAACAGGACATTTTTGCCCTGATCAACGCCAAACACAATGAAACGCCGCGCTGGATGATGGCTCTGGAACCTGCGCGCTATACATCGCGGATCGCAGCGAAAATGGATCTGGCCACACCGCCTGTGCCCGACCACACAACGGCTCCCTTGTTGACGTTGACGTCCGCCGACAAGGACTTCGATGCCAAACCCATTCTTGGGTTGGAAGATATTGCCCGCAGCGTCCGCCCCGACACTGTTCCAGAAGGCATCAAAACGAACACCTCTGCAAAAGGCGATCGCAAAATCACAATGGCGCCTGACCGGCATATGGTCGACCGGGCAGCTGGCAATCTCTACACCATGTCCAATCTGGTCTTGACCGAAAAGAAACACGAAGACCTGCCGCGCGTTGCCTTCGTGAAGCCTGAGCCGGTGAACGACAAGTCTGGTGCTGACGGCACCTCGCCTGGCGCCCCGATCGACCTGCAAGCCTTGATGGCAAGAAACGCGGCCGCCGCGAGCTTTTCACTGGTGTCCGCCTATGCCCCAGACTCTGTGAAAGAAACCAAAGACCCATTTGATGCGCTGTTCGGCGCAGCAAAGTACGAACAAGACCCGCCGCCGGCAGAGGATCCGGACAATCCGCATTGGTGGGCGCAAAAACCGCTGCCGCTGTCTGTTGGTACCCGCAAGGAGCAGAAATGCCTTGCAGAAGCCATCTACTTCGAGGCTCGTGGTGAAGAGGAAGAAGGCCAGGTCGCAGTCGCCCAGGTTGTTCTGAACCGGGTAAAAAACCCGTCCTATCCGAACTCTATCTGCGGTGTGGTTTATCAGAACAAACACAAGCGCAACCGCTGCCAGTTCTCCTTTGCCTGCGATGGCATTCGCGACCGGATCGCCAGCCCGGGCGCCTGGAAAACCGCTCAGCGCCTGTCCAAAGAAGTGCTCGACGGCAAGCGCTATTTGAAGATGGTTGACGCTTCGACCCACTACCATGCGGACTACGTCAACCCGCGGTGGGCAAAGTCCATGGCCAAACGCGGCAAGATCGGCCTGCACATTTTCTATAAGACCTATGCCGGCGGCTGGAACTGA